The genomic interval CGCCTCGGGGATCATCTCGCTGGTCTTCCCCGTGATCCTGATGGGTGCGAACGGTCTGCTCATCGACGGGCTGATCCTCATCGCCTTCCTGCTCGCCTCGACGCTGATCGGCACGATCTTCGCCCCGCGCACCCAGGGCAAGGAGCTGCGCGAGATCGAGATCGAGCGCTACGGCGAGGTCGTCTCGGCCGGGCTGCTCGATGCCGAGGCGGGACGTCCCCGGGCCGACGACGAGGGGCGCTGACGATGCTCCACCACGACCTCCGCCCGATCCCGGGAGCCCGGTCATGAACGTCGACGCCGCTCCCGAGCGCGCTCCCCGCCCGTGGCACGTCGCGATCGTCTGCGGCATGGCCTCCTACATCGACGCCGCCGCGATCGTGAGCTCCGGGATCGCCCTGGTGATCTACCAGCAGGCGATCGGTCTGACGAACGGCCAGGTGGGGATCCTCTCCGGTCTGCTCACCTTCTGCATCGCGATCGGCGCGATCACGGGCGGTCGACTGGGCGACCGGCTCGGCCGACGGCACGTCTTCATCGCCACGATGGCGATGGTGGTCCTCGGGGCCGTGCTCCTCGTCCTCGCGGGCACCTTCACCAGCCTGCTGCTGGGGACCGTGCTCGTGGGGCTCGGCACCGGCGCCGACCTGCCCGTCTCGCTCGCCACGATCTCCGAGGCCGCGACCGACGCGAACCGTGGGAAGCTGCTCGGCTTCTCCCAGGTCCTGTGGACCGCGGGCATCCTGGGGACGACGGCCACCTCCGCGGTGGTGGGAGGAATGGGGCACCTGGGCGGGCAGATCATGTTCGCCATGATCGGGGTGATCGCGCTCGTGGTCCTCGCGCTGCGGCTGACGATCCCGGAGTCCCGCTCGTGGCAGGACGCCCACGCCGAGCGCCTCGCCGGGGCCGACACCGTCCGCGCCCGGCGCACCGGCCTGAGGGACCTGCTGACCGAGCGCCTCTATCTCGTGCCCTTCGCCGCGATCCTGGTGTTCTACTCGCTCACCAACATCGGCGCGAACACGGGCGGGCAGTTCGGCACCTGGATCGCGGTGAACGTCGTGGGTGTCTCGGTGCAGCTGAACTCCCTGATCAGCCTGGTGCTGTTCCCCGCCGGGTTCCTCTGGGCGTTCCTGTTCATGCGGATCGTGGACACGCCGCACCGCATGACCTGGTTCCTGGTCGGCGCCGTGGCGCTGGTGGTCTCCTACCTGCTGCCCGCCGTGCTGGGCTTCTCCCTGCCGGTCTGGATCATCATGCAGATCGTCAACGGCTTCGGCGGCGGCTTCGCCTTCGAGGCCATCATGAAGGTCTGGTCCCAGGAGTCCTTCCCCACGCTCATGCGCTCGAGCGCACAGGGCACCACGATCGCCGTGGCGCGCGTGATCGCGGCCGTCGCCGGCATCCTCACCCCGTCCCTGCTGTACGCGAACCCTCGCGCCTTCTACGCGGGGATCGCCGTGGTGGTGCTGATCGGCGTGGTCGTCGGCCACCTCGTGTTCCGATCCCGCCGCGCGAACCTCTTCGACGTCGAGGCGAAGGACCTCGGCGAGGCGCAGGAGGAGCTGATGGAGCAGGGGCTCCGCGCCGCCGCGCCGGCCGGCCGCAGTTCCGGACCGCCCTGATCACGGCTCCGCCCCCGTCGTCCCGATCCCCGATCCCGACCCACCCGCTCGATCCACCCGTTCACCCCGCCCGACCACCCCACCCGCGAAGGAGACACCCCATGCCGCAGCTGACCGCCCTCCCCGACCCGATCGCCCGCGACCTCGCCGACTTCTCGATCGAGGTGCCCAGCTGGGGTTACGGGAACTCCGGCACCCGCTTCAAGGTGTTCACGACGCCCGGCACCCCGCGCGACCCGTACGAGAAGATCGCCGACGCCGCCCAGACGCACGCCTTCACCGGCTCCGCCCCGCGGGTCTCCCTGCACTACCCCTGGGACCGGGTCGAGGACTTCGGGACGCTGGCCGACTACGCCCGTGAGCAGGGCGTCGAGATCGGCATGATCAACTCCAACACCTTCCAGGACGACACCTATAAGTTCGGCTCCCTCACCCACGGCGACAAGGCCGTGCGCCGCCAGGCGATCGACCACCACCTCGAGTGCATCGACGTCATGCGGGCGACGGGCTCGAAGGAGCTGAAGATCTGGCTGGCCGACGGCACGAACTACGCCGGCCAGGACTCGATCCGGGAGCGCCAGGACCGCCTCGCCGAGTCCCTGAGCGAGGTCTACGGTGGCCTCGCGGACGACGAGCGGCTCGTGCTCGAATACAAGTTCTTCGAGCCGGCGTTCTACCACACGGACGTCCCGGACTGGGGCACGAGCCTGCTGCACTGCCTCGCCCTCGGCGAGAAGGCGATGGTCGTGCTCGACACCGGACACCACGCGCCCGGCACCAACATCGAGTTCATCGTCGCCCAGCTCCTGCGCCAGCAGCGCCTGGGCGCCTTCGACTTCAACTCCCGCAACTACGCGGACGACGACCTCATCGTGGGCGCCGCCGACCCGTTCCAGCTCGTGCGGATCCTCTTCGAGATCGTCCAGCAGGACGCCCACCGGCCGGAGTCGGGCGTGAACTTCATGCTCGACCAGTGCCACAACCTGGAGTCGAAGATCCAGGGCCAGATCCGCTCCGTGATGAACGTGCAGGAGGCCCTGGCCAAGGCGCTGCTCGTGGACCGCGAGGCCCTCGCCGACGCCCAGCGCCGCAACGACGTGCTCGAGGCGAACGGCATCCTCATGGACGCCTTCTGGACCGACGTCCGCCCGGCGCTCGCGACCTTCCGCGAGGAGCGCGGCCTGCCCGCCGACCCCTTCGCGGCGTTCCGCGCGAGCGGCTACGAGGAGAAGGTCGCCGCCGAGCGCGTGGGCGGCGACCAGATGGGCTGGGGCGCCTGACCCCTCGCCCGTCGGCCGGACCCGATCTCCCCTCCGCATCCTCGACAGGAGAATCTTCATGACCACTGCTCGCGAGACCATCGACGCGCTCCTGGAGCGCTCCCACCAGCTGGGCGCGGACCCGCGCACCACGAACTTCGCCGGCGGCAACACGTCGGCCAAGGGCACCGACACCGATCCCGTGACCGGCCAGGACGTCGACCTGCTGTGGGTCAAGGGCTCCGGCGGCGACCTCGGCACCCTGCAGGAGAAGGGCCTGGCGGTGCTGCGCCTGGACCGCGTGCGCGCGCTGCGCGACGTCTACCCCGGCGTGGAGCGCGAGGACGAGATGGTCGCAGCGTTCGACCACTGCCTGTTCGGGAAGGGCGGCGCCGCGCCCAGCATCGACACCGCGATGCACGCCCTCGTCGATGCCGCCCACGTGGACCACCTCCATCCCGACGCGGGCATCGCGATCGCGACCGCTGCGGACGGCGAGCGCCTGACCCGCGAGATCTTCGGCGACGCCGTGGTGTGGGTGCCGTGGCGGCGGCCCGGCTTCCAGCTGGGCCTCGACATCGCGGCCATCAAGGAGGCGAACCCGCAGGCCATCGGCTGCATCCTGGGCGGCCACGGCATCACCGCCTGGGGCGAGAGCTCGCAGGAGGCCCAGCAGAACTCCGAGCGGATCATCCGCGAGGCCCAGGCATATCTCGACGAGCGCGGCACCGCCGATCCCTTCGGCGCGCACGACGCGGCCCGCGAGGCGCTGCCCGAGGACGAGCGCCGCGCGAAGGCCTCGGCGCTGTTCCCGGTGATCCGCGGGCTCGCCTCGACCGATGCGCCGATGATCGGGCACTGGACCGACACCGAGGACGTCCACGAGCTCCTCGCCGGGGAGAAGCTCGCGGCCCTCGCCGAGCTCGGCACGTCGTGCCCCGATCACTTCCTGCGCACGAAGGTGAAGCCGCTGGTCCTCGATCTCCCGTCGGACGCCTCGACCGAGGAGCAGGTGGCGCGCCTGCACGAGCTGCACGAGGCCTACCGCGGGGACTACGCCGCCTACTACGCGCGCCACGCCTCGCAGGACTCCCCCGCCATGCGCGGCGCGGATCCGGCGATCGTGCTGGTCCCGGGCGTGGGCATGTTCTCCTTCGGGGCCGACGCGCAGACCGCACGGGTGGCCGGCGAGTTCTACGTCAACGCGATCCGGGTGATGCGCGGGGCCGAGTCCGTCTCCACCTACGCGCCGATCGACGAGGCGGAGAAGTTCCGCATCGAGTACTGGGCGCTCGAGGAGGCGAAGCTGCAGCGCCGCCCGAAGCCCAAGCCGCTCGCGACCCGCGTCGCGCTCGTGACCGGCGCCGGATCCGGGATCGGGAAGGCGACCGCCGAGCGGCTCGTCGCCGAGGGCGCGTGCGTGGTCATCGCCGACCTGAACCTGGAGAACGCCCAGGCGGTCGCCGAGGAGCTCGGCGGTCCGGACCGCGCCGTGGCCCTGCGGGCGGACGTGTCGGACGAGGCGTCCGTGGTGCAGATGGTGGCCGACGCGGTGCTCCCCTTCGGCGGCATCGACCTGATCGTCAACAACGCCGGGCTCTCCCTCTCCAAGCCGCTGCTCGAGACGACGGCGAAGGACTGGGACCTCCAGCACGACGTGATGGCGCGCGGCAGCTTCCTGGTCTCCCGCGAGGCGGCCCGGGTGATGATCGAGCAGGCCATGGGCGGGGACATCATCTACATCTCCTCGAAGAACTCGGTGTTCGCGGGGCCCAACAACATCGCCTACTCGGCGACCAAGGCCGATCAGGCCCACCAGGTGCGGCTGCTCGCGGCCGAGCTCGGCGGCCACCAGATCCGCGTCAACGGCATCAACCCCGACGGGGTGGTGCGCGGCTCGGGGATCTTCGCGGGCGGCTGGGGTGCGAGCCGCGCCAAGGTCTACGGGGTCAAGGAGGAGGAGCTGGGCGAGTTCTACGCCCAGCGCACCCTGCTCAAGCGCGAAGTGCTCCCCGCGAACGTCGCGAACGCCGTGTTCGCGCTGACCGCGGGCGACCTCTCCCACACCACCGGTCTGCACATCCCCGTCGACGCCGGGGTCGCGGCCGCGTTCCTGCGATGAGCCCGGGAGCTCGAGCGTTGAGCCCGGGAGCAGAGTCCGACGGGACGCGCCCGCGGGCAGACGGGGCCGACGGACCGCGCCCCCGGGCAGACGGCCGCCCCCTCGCCCTGGCCGCGATCGACCTTGGCGCGACCTCGGGACGCGTGATGGTCGGTCTGCTGCGCCCGTCGCCCTACGGCACGACCGATGGCGGGGAGGGCGACAGCGACGACCCGACCGGCCGCCTGGAACTGCACGCCGCGCATCGCTTCGAGAACCGCCTCGGACGACGCGACGGCCATCTGAGCTGGGACATCGACGCCCTGTGGGAGCAGGTGCGGCAGGGGCTCACTGCCGCCGAGCATCTCGCGCGGGAGCTGGGCGCGGACGGCATCTCGTCTATCGGCGTGGATTCGTGGGCCGTCGACTACGCCCTCGTCGGGCCCGACGGCGAGCGGATCGGCGAGGTGATCGCGTATCGCGACGAGCGCACCGACGGCGCCGCGGAGAGCGTCGCCCGCCGCGTCGACGTCGGGCGGCAGTTCGCGCTGACCGGCATCGCCCAGCAGCCCTTCAACACCCTGTACCAGCTCGCGGTCGACGATCGCCTCGGCAGCGCCCCCGCCGGCACGCCGGCATTGCTGGTCCCGGACCTGCTCACCTTCCTGCTCACCGGCGAGCGCCGCACGGAGCTCACGAACGCCTCGACCACCGGGATGCTCGCAGCCGGTGAGAACGCGTGGTCCCCCGAGATGCTCGAGGCCGCGGGCGTGGACGAGGGGCAGTTCGCCCCGCTCATCAGGCCCGGGGAGCGCGTCGGCCCGGTCCGCAGCGACCTCGCGCGCGAGCTGGGAATCGGCGAGGTGCCGGTGATCGCCGTCGGCTCCCATGACACGGCCTCGGCCGTGCTCGCCGTTCCCGCCGCGGACGACGGCCCCGTCGCCTTCATCTCCTCGGGCACCTGGTCGCTCATCGGCCTCGAGCTCGAGTCGCCCGTCCTCACCGAGAGAGCGCGCGAGGCGGGGTTCACGAACGAGCGCGGCGTCGACGAGACCTTCCGCTTCCTCAAGAACGTCGCGGGGATGTGGCTGGTCAGCGAGTCGATCGCGCAGTGGGAGGAATCCGGGGCGCGCATCGACCTCGACGACCTGCTCGCCGCCGCGGCCGCGGTCCCCGGCGACAGGTTCCGGATCGACCCGACGGACCCGTGCTTCCTCGCCCCGGGCCGGATGGCCGACCGCGTGGCCGATGCCGCCCGCGTGATCGGCGGGGACGAGGAGCGCCCGCGCACCCCGGCCCAGCTGGTGCGCTGCATCCTCGAATCCCTCGCCGAGACCTACCGGGACGAGCTGCACGCGGCGTGCCGGCTGGCACGCCGCCCGCTGCCGGAGCGCCTGCACGTGGTGGGCGGCGGCAGCCGGAACCGCCTGCTCAGCCAGCTCACCGCGGACGCCCTGGGCATCGAGGTCGTCGCGGGTCCGATGGAGGCGACCGCACTGGGGAACCTCACGCTGCAGGCCCGGGCCCTCGGCGCGATCCCCCACCGCCCCGGCTCGATCCGCGAGCTGGTCCGCGCGAGCGTGGAGCTGGAGGTGTTCGCGCCCGGAGAGAGGTCGGGGACGAGCGCTCGGTGAGGACCGCTCAGGCCCTCCGCCACGCCTGACGCGCGAACACCGACGCGTAGGCGGCCGTGCAGGCGGCGAGGGTGAGACCGGCGAGGGCGCGTCCGGCGGCCGGGTCGAGGTCCCCGTGCAGGACGAGCACGATCGCCATACCCGCTCCCAGGCAGCCGACCACAGCGGCGACGACGTGCAGCATCTGGTCCTGGACCAGGCGGAACAGCGCGAAGTGCGCCGCGACGATGAAGGCGACCGCGGGCACGACCAGGGCGCCGTGGCCGGTCCTGCCCAGCAGCACGCAGACGAGCGGGATCAGGAGCACCTCGAGGCCGGCGAAGATCCCGGCCGCGCGCCCGGAGACGAGCCCTCCGTGTTCCCTGTCGCGCTGCGCGGACCGGGGTCGGCCGATCGCGCTCCGCGGGGCCCGTCGGCCTCGGACCAGGCCGACCGCGCCCATGATGACGGCGAGCACTCCGAGCACCATGCCGATGACCGCGATGATGGGGAGCGTCTCCAGGGCGTTGGAGGACCAGGCGGTGGTCATGA from Brachybacterium kimchii carries:
- a CDS encoding MFS transporter, giving the protein MNVDAAPERAPRPWHVAIVCGMASYIDAAAIVSSGIALVIYQQAIGLTNGQVGILSGLLTFCIAIGAITGGRLGDRLGRRHVFIATMAMVVLGAVLLVLAGTFTSLLLGTVLVGLGTGADLPVSLATISEAATDANRGKLLGFSQVLWTAGILGTTATSAVVGGMGHLGGQIMFAMIGVIALVVLALRLTIPESRSWQDAHAERLAGADTVRARRTGLRDLLTERLYLVPFAAILVFYSLTNIGANTGGQFGTWIAVNVVGVSVQLNSLISLVLFPAGFLWAFLFMRIVDTPHRMTWFLVGAVALVVSYLLPAVLGFSLPVWIIMQIVNGFGGGFAFEAIMKVWSQESFPTLMRSSAQGTTIAVARVIAAVAGILTPSLLYANPRAFYAGIAVVVLIGVVVGHLVFRSRRANLFDVEAKDLGEAQEELMEQGLRAAAPAGRSSGPP
- the rhaI gene encoding L-rhamnose isomerase yields the protein MPQLTALPDPIARDLADFSIEVPSWGYGNSGTRFKVFTTPGTPRDPYEKIADAAQTHAFTGSAPRVSLHYPWDRVEDFGTLADYAREQGVEIGMINSNTFQDDTYKFGSLTHGDKAVRRQAIDHHLECIDVMRATGSKELKIWLADGTNYAGQDSIRERQDRLAESLSEVYGGLADDERLVLEYKFFEPAFYHTDVPDWGTSLLHCLALGEKAMVVLDTGHHAPGTNIEFIVAQLLRQQRLGAFDFNSRNYADDDLIVGAADPFQLVRILFEIVQQDAHRPESGVNFMLDQCHNLESKIQGQIRSVMNVQEALAKALLVDREALADAQRRNDVLEANGILMDAFWTDVRPALATFREERGLPADPFAAFRASGYEEKVAAERVGGDQMGWGA
- a CDS encoding bifunctional aldolase/short-chain dehydrogenase, whose protein sequence is MTTARETIDALLERSHQLGADPRTTNFAGGNTSAKGTDTDPVTGQDVDLLWVKGSGGDLGTLQEKGLAVLRLDRVRALRDVYPGVEREDEMVAAFDHCLFGKGGAAPSIDTAMHALVDAAHVDHLHPDAGIAIATAADGERLTREIFGDAVVWVPWRRPGFQLGLDIAAIKEANPQAIGCILGGHGITAWGESSQEAQQNSERIIREAQAYLDERGTADPFGAHDAAREALPEDERRAKASALFPVIRGLASTDAPMIGHWTDTEDVHELLAGEKLAALAELGTSCPDHFLRTKVKPLVLDLPSDASTEEQVARLHELHEAYRGDYAAYYARHASQDSPAMRGADPAIVLVPGVGMFSFGADAQTARVAGEFYVNAIRVMRGAESVSTYAPIDEAEKFRIEYWALEEAKLQRRPKPKPLATRVALVTGAGSGIGKATAERLVAEGACVVIADLNLENAQAVAEELGGPDRAVALRADVSDEASVVQMVADAVLPFGGIDLIVNNAGLSLSKPLLETTAKDWDLQHDVMARGSFLVSREAARVMIEQAMGGDIIYISSKNSVFAGPNNIAYSATKADQAHQVRLLAAELGGHQIRVNGINPDGVVRGSGIFAGGWGASRAKVYGVKEEELGEFYAQRTLLKREVLPANVANAVFALTAGDLSHTTGLHIPVDAGVAAAFLR
- a CDS encoding rhamnulokinase; translated protein: MSPGAESDGTRPRADGADGPRPRADGRPLALAAIDLGATSGRVMVGLLRPSPYGTTDGGEGDSDDPTGRLELHAAHRFENRLGRRDGHLSWDIDALWEQVRQGLTAAEHLARELGADGISSIGVDSWAVDYALVGPDGERIGEVIAYRDERTDGAAESVARRVDVGRQFALTGIAQQPFNTLYQLAVDDRLGSAPAGTPALLVPDLLTFLLTGERRTELTNASTTGMLAAGENAWSPEMLEAAGVDEGQFAPLIRPGERVGPVRSDLARELGIGEVPVIAVGSHDTASAVLAVPAADDGPVAFISSGTWSLIGLELESPVLTERAREAGFTNERGVDETFRFLKNVAGMWLVSESIAQWEESGARIDLDDLLAAAAAVPGDRFRIDPTDPCFLAPGRMADRVADAARVIGGDEERPRTPAQLVRCILESLAETYRDELHAACRLARRPLPERLHVVGGGSRNRLLSQLTADALGIEVVAGPMEATALGNLTLQARALGAIPHRPGSIRELVRASVELEVFAPGERSGTSAR